In Rhipicephalus microplus isolate Deutch F79 chromosome 7, USDA_Rmic, whole genome shotgun sequence, one genomic interval encodes:
- the LOC142767410 gene encoding uncharacterized protein LOC142767410 encodes MNDTCQGPITIQLPGLQNATSCLGTDANVCTAGSTTTTSQVTQLVQTLTCLLRQIPMDQFRQVIMGSGCQLLTILSSLAGNASLGVGLQTALTSLSTGLRLIVPTCSASG; translated from the exons ATGAATGACACCTGCCAAGGTCCAATAACCATCCAGCTGCCAGGTCTTCAAAACGCCACCAGT TGCCTTGGAACAGACGCAAATGTGTGCACAGCCGGGTCTACAACCACA ACCAGCCAAGTTACGCAGCTGGTGCAAACCTTGACT TGTCTCCTGCGCCAGATCCCTATGGACCAGTTCCGGCAGGTCATCATGGGCAGCGGCTGCCAGCTGCTGACGATTTTGAGCTCGCTCGCGGGCAACGCTTCATTGGGCGTCGGCCTGCAGACAGCCCTGACGTCACTCAGCACTGGTCTCCGTCTCATCGTGCCAACCT GTTCCGCCAGTGGCTGA